From Thermothelomyces thermophilus ATCC 42464 chromosome 6, complete sequence, the proteins below share one genomic window:
- a CDS encoding glycosyltransferase family 15 protein (CAZy_ID 267822) translates to MAAGGVRYVRYIIVAFFILTVIYFVSNSADVTNLRTHIPDSKSPSEGGTNSGTQDASPNDAKVKTTYDPAQFLMAMTPNDPGWDDLTSINKGPRMNATFVTLARNSDVWEIAKSIRQVEDRFNRRYNYDWVFLNDQPFDDTFKKVTTSLVSGKTYYGLIPEEHWSFPDWIDQDKAARVRKEMKEKEIIYGDSISYRHMCRFESGFFFRQELMMNYDYYWRVEPSVELFCDIHYDPFRFMHENNKKYSFTISLYEYPETIPTLWDSVKKFMKNHPEHIASGNSMGFLSDDGGETYNRCHFWSNFEIGNLNWLRSKAYLDYFESLDKDGGFFYERWGDAPVHSIAAALMLPKEEIHFFNDIAYYHVPFTHCPTGENLRTALKCHCKPSDNFDWKGYSCTSRFFEINNMEKPEGWDKEGN, encoded by the exons ATGGCCGCCGGAGGCGTGCGCTATGTGCGCTACATCATCGTCGCTTTCTTT ATTCTAACAGTGATCTACTTCGTCTCGAACTCGGCAGACGTCACGAATTTAAGAACGCACATTCCCGACTCGAAGTCCCCAAGCGAGGGTGGCACCAACTCGGGCACGCAGGATGCCTCACCGAACGATGCCAAGGTTAAgactacctacgaccctgcGCAGTTTCTCATGGCGATGACACCGAACGATCCCGGCTGGGACGATCTCACAAGTATCAATAAGGGGCCGCGAATGAATGCCACGTTCGTGACGCTGGCTCGTAACTCGGACGTCTGGGAGATTGCCAAATCGATCCGACAGGTTGAAGACCGCTTCAACCGGCGGTACAACTACGACTGGGTATTCCTCAACGATCAGCCTTTCGACGACACCTTCAAGAAGGTGACAACTTCACTGGTGTCTGGTAAGACGTACTACGGCCTGATTCCGGAAGAACACTGGTCGTTCCCCGACTGGATCGACCAGGACAAAGCGGCGAGAGTGCGTAAGGAGatgaaggagaaggagatcATTTACGGAGATAGCATCAGCTACCGCCACATGTGCCGCTTCGAGTCGGGCTTCTTTTTCCGGCAGGAGCTTATGATGAATTACGACTACTACTGGCGCGTTGAGCCGAGCGTTGAACTCTTCTGCGATATCCACTACGATCCTTTCCGTTTCATGCATGAGAACAACAAGAAGTACAGCTTCACCATCAGTCTGTACGAGTACCCCGAGACCATCCCGACCCTGTGGGACAGTGTCAAGAAGTTCATGAAGAACCACCCCGAGCACATTGCTTCTGGCAACTCAATGGGCTTCCTgagcgacgacggcggtgaGACCTACAACAGATGCCATTTC TGGTCTAACTTTGAGATCGGCAACCTAAATTGGCTCCGGTCTAAAGCATACCTTGACTACTTTGAAAGCTTGGACAAGGACGGAGGCTTCTTCTATGAGCGATGGGGAGATGCGCCCGTGCACTCAATTGCTGCCGCCCTGATGTTGCCGAAGGAGGAGATACACTTCTTCAATGACATTGCCTATTACCACGTCCCATTCACGCACTGCCCTACGGGCGAAAATCTGCGGACCGCGCTCAAGTGCCACTGCAAACCAAGCGATAACTTTGACTGGAAGGGCTATTCAT GCACTTCCAGATTCTTCGAGATAAACAACATGGAAAAACCTGAGGGCTGGGACAAGGAAGGGAATTGA